A window of the Vigna angularis cultivar LongXiaoDou No.4 chromosome 3, ASM1680809v1, whole genome shotgun sequence genome harbors these coding sequences:
- the LOC108325745 gene encoding probable 2-oxoglutarate-dependent dioxygenase AOP1, translating to MGSEEHPMIPVLDFTMEDLKPGSDSWLERCTSVRQALEEHGCFVAVYDKVCDELENGVFCSMKELFDLSPETKRRNTYEGSPLKGYVGQLPQIPLHQSMGIDDGTTLEGIQSFTHQMWPKGNHHFCKYIFEYAKVAEELDKMVGRMIFESYGLPDYYESYMRSTGYLLRLLAHTAPEEVEPQLGLVAHTDKSFTTILHQNHVNALMVETRNGVWIHVDFSSTNSFVVMAGDGLMAWSNDRIQSPNHKVVMNGNETRYSLGLFAFYKGILIVPEELIDEEHPVQYKPFDHLGLLNFTYSANMKAYCGV from the exons ATGGGTTCTGAAGAACATCCTATGATTCCTGTTCTAGATTTCACCATGGAAGATTTGAAGCCAGGGAGCGATTCCTGGTTAGAAAGATGCACAAGTGTGCGGCAAGCACTTGAAGAACATGGTTGTTTTGTAGCTGTGTATGATAAAGTTTGTGATGAGCTAGAAAACGGTGTTTTCTGCTCCATGAAGGAGCTGTTCGATCTCTCACCTGAAACCAAACGAAGAAACACATATGAGGGTTCGCCATTGAAGGGCTACGTTGGACAACTCCCCCAGATTCCCCTCCACCAAAGCATGGGAATAGATGACGGAACAACCCTAGAGGGAATTCAAAGCTTTACTCATCAAATGTGGCCAAAAGGCAATCATCACTTTTG taaatatatatttgagtaTGCAAAGGTAGCAGAAGAATTGGACAAGATGGTGGGCAGAATGATATTTGAAAGTTATGGTCTTCCAGATTACTATGAGTCATACATGCGATCTACAGGTTATCTCCTTAGACTTTTGGCACACACAGCACCAGAAGAGGTTGAGCCTCAACTGGGTCTTGTGGCTCACACTGACAAGAGCTTCACCACAATTCTTCACCAAAATCATGTCAATGCACTCATGGTTGAGACAAGGAATGGTGTCTGGATTCATGTCGATTTCTCTTCAACAAATTCCTTTGTCGTCATGGCTGGTGATGGACTCATG GCTTGGAGCAATGACAGAATACAGTCCCCTAATCATAAGGTTGTGATGAATGGGAATGAAACAAGGTACTCTCTTGGTCTGTTTGCTTTCTACAAAGGAATTCTGATAGTGCCTGAAGAGCTTATTGATGAAGAACATCCAGTGCAGTATAAGCCCTTTGATCATCTTGGATTACTAAACTTCACTTACAGTGCTAATATGAAAGCTTATTGTGGTGTGTGA
- the LOC108325772 gene encoding 2-oxoglutarate-dependent dioxygenase AOP3 gives MKPGTDTWVAACEMVRRGFEDHGCFLAHFDKVAPNLINSVFCAMEQLFDLPLQTKRRKTSDKPNHGYTGQVPTSPLFESFAIHNPSNRKHCQNFSNIMWPTGNHHLCESVNEYAKLLQELDRTVKRVVFDSYGLDKVKCESFLESTDYSFRSYKYKIPAMDESNVGVNSHTDSTFITILHQRVDGLEVKLKDGEWSAIHASPLFCVLAGDAFMVWSSERIRACEHRVILRSNVTRYSLGLLSYSAEIVQTLEDLVDEEHPIRYKPFDHYSYVGFRFTDEAVKCTSRIKAYCGI, from the exons ATGAAGCCTGGCACTGATACATGGGTTGCAGCATGTGAAATGGTGCGGAGAGGATTTGAGGATCACGGTTGTTTCCTAGCACACTTCGACAAGGTTGCTCCAAACCTTATAAACTCCGTTTTCTGTGCAATGGAACAACTCTTTGATCTTCCACTGCAAACCAAAAGGAGAAAAACCAGTGACAAACCCAACCATGGCTACACTGGACAAGTACCCACCTCCCCTCTTTTCGAATCCTTTGCCATTCATAATCCATCCAACCGTAAACATTGTCAAAACTTCTCAAACATTATGTGGCCAACAGGAAATCATCATTTGTG TGAAAGTGTGAACGAGTATGCCAAGTTATTACAAGAGCTGGACCGAACGGTGAAGAGAGTGGTGTTTGATAGCTATGGCCTGGACAAGGTGAAATGCGAGTCGTTCCTGGAATCAACCGATTATAGTTTTCGCAGCTACAAATACAAGATACCTGCGATGGATGAGAGCAACGTGGGAGTGAATTCTCATACGGATTCAACATTTATAACCATATTGCATCAGAGGGTAGATGGATTGGAAGTTAAATTGAAAGATGGAGAATGGTCTGCTATTCATGCCTCACCTTTGTTTTGTGTCTTGGCTGGTGATGCATTTATG GTGTGGAGTAGTGAAAGGATTCGAGCTTGTGAACACCGTGTGATTCTGAGATCAAACGTAACAAGGTACTCCTTGGGGTTACTTTCGTACAGTGCTGAGATTGTGCAGACATTAGAGGATTTAGTCGATGAGGAACATCCAATACGGTATAAGCCATTCGACCATTATTCCTATGTTGGTTTTCGTTTCACAGATGAAGCCGTAAAATGTACAAGTCGTATCAAAGCTTATTGTGGTATTTAA